The nucleotide window GCTTTGGCCTCAAGAGCGTCCTTGAGCTGACGGCTGAGGTCCCGGATCTTGGTCGTGAGGTTGCTGTTctcgagctcgagaagggcATTCTTCTTGCGGGCCTCGCGTAGCTTTGTCGTCTTGCGGGCTTCGCTGTCAGAGTTGCTTTCGACTGAGCGGCGAAGCTCCGAGGTGAAGGCCTTCTCCTTGCGGACGTCCTCCTCTAGCTCCTGGACCTGGACCCGGAGGATGTGGTTCTCACGGAAGAGCTGGTCGTAGGTCTCGCGGCttacgccgccgccgcgttCACGGCCCTGCATGTCGGCGACTGGTGTTTCGTCCCAAAGGGTGTGGACTCGTTCGGCACTCCGAGTACGACTGCGAGGCTGGCGAGGTCCTCGGTTTACGCTCCGAGTGCGACGAATATGGACCTCGGGGACGCCTGGTGTCGTTGACTCAAAGTGCACCCTGTTGCTTCGAGGGCCGTACATATAGGAAGCGGGGGTCTCTCTCAGTGGTGGATAGATGTTGATGTAGGCTGCTGGTGAGCGGATGTGTCTGTAGGCGTGAATGGTGACGGTGTTGGTAGACGAGTGAGTTAAAGATAGGTGAATGGTGAAGAGCGGTCAAGTCGAGGGACCAGACGGTGTGGGAACCTCGATATTTAAGTAAAATGGGGGGCAGTGACTATGGGAAGGCTCCGGGTTGCAGGAGATGCAAGCAATCGTGCATGTAAGTGCGTCAGGCAAGGTACGTAGCTTTGAGCGAATGAGCTGGGAGAGAGACCCGGCCAAGGGCTGGACGGCTGAAGAGGCCTGTCTTTAATGGGAAGGACTCCCAGGCACCGGTCTGGTCTGCGGTCCCCCAAAACAGGTAGTCGGCGGACGGGGAGGGAcgggaaagaaagaaagaaagagagaatgACATGACTGATGGTATACAGGTACAACATTACAAGACGCTTTGCAGCGTGGAAAGTAATGTCAAAGGTGTAACTATGTAACAGCCGCAGGTGAGGGTGGACAGGGGTTCGAGGTGAGAAGACAAGGCGCTCTCTGTATAGCACATAGCCACACCGGGCATTATCTGGAAGAGGGAACATATGGGGTAAACGTCAGCAAGTAGACAGGTTAGTCACCTTGAGTACAGTAGCCCTAGACCACTTGCTTCTGGGATGGTGCATCCTGGCGGCCGACTGACCGACGCTAGAGAGAGATGACTGCTCGAGATCATCTTGATGCCTGGCGTCGTGGACTCTTAGTCCTAGACGTCCGGGTATGAGCATGCATGTGGTCCACTGGAGAAAACTATTTCTCTGTGATGTAGTCGGTGTTTCCAGTAGGCAGTGCAAACATGTTCGTGGAGTTGATGAGGGCATCCGCAGGAGGTTGGAGTATCCATTGGTTCTCGGCCTCTGGCATGGGGAACCACGGACAACTCACAAGCTATTGTGAGAGGTGAGTATCAGTCTCAAGATTGAGGTTGCGGCAGATCGACAGACCGTAACCTTAGGCAGTGGTGCGGCGGTTGTTGCGAAACTGTCGAGATAGACGCGATGTGAGGTCACTCATTGACATTGTTGGTTGGTAGAAGAAGTTGAGGTAACCGGAGGCCTGGGCTCTAAGCCCCCTCCATTGGCCATGTCAGCCAATCAGCGATGCGTGTGGGAGAACCCTAGGCCCACATTTGATTATCTGGTGCGAAGCGCGCAGCATTGCAAAGtagcaaccaccacaaccaacaacacaatTGTGATTCCGTATCTTTGTTCTCTCTCGGAGCCGGACCGCCAATATCGAAGCTTCCCTTGGTCAAATATTGTTTGTTTCTCGGAGCCTTGAGGACGAATCGACGGCCGTTTCCCTGCATCGACATTCCGGACCGTCCCACCAAGCCCTTTGTTTTGCTGAGTTCCGTTCTCTTTTCCGCATCACAACCTCGCAGCCGCATCGTCTGTGGCATTCATTTCAATATCTTGTTCCGCCTCTTCCTTTTCGAAGGGGTCACGCCAGTGTGGAGTgtccggaggaggagtgacGGCAATGTCAGTATGGCTTGACAGCGTCCCTGCTCTTGGAGACGAGGCTGTGCGGCGCAGTAAGCACTTGCTATCCACATCTTGATGCTCCCTCTTATTGCCTCCCTCTTTTTCAGTATGGATAGCTCACAAAAGGCCGCATATCTCTACTTGCTGTGCCAGTTCCATACATAAGCACTACCCTCCAACCTGCCAACTTTGCGCCTCTTTTCCCAGCCGAGCAAAGGAAGTGGTGGGCAGAGAGCAAAGGGGAGGCCTCGGCCAAAGCCTTGCGATTGCAACTCTCTCTTTCGTCAGCAGTTTCAGGACGATGCAGCCGCAC belongs to Podospora bellae-mahoneyi strain CBS 112042 chromosome 6, whole genome shotgun sequence and includes:
- a CDS encoding hypothetical protein (EggNog:ENOG503PQF3) is translated as MYGPRSNRVHFESTTPGVPEVHIRRTRSVNRGPRQPRSRTRSAERVHTLWDETPVADMQGRERGGGVSRETYDQLFRENHILRVQVQELEEDVRKEKAFTSELRRSVESNSDSEARKTTKLREARKKNALLELENSNLTTKIRDLSRQLKDALEAKARYVGTEYETMKQQVAEWRRRYDDANRRIDRMRDNLDEHIATNRVLQAEVETLRRENERLRRRHP